CTCAGCTTTCTCCCGGTCAGGTCAGCTATCTGGGCAACCTGCCTTTTGCCATCGAGGAAACCTTTGGGAACCTGCTCTGGCGTTTTGTGCATGCCAGTTCCAAAGGGGTTTTCCACCGGGTTTACCCCCATTCCAGCCTCCCCGAGCAGCGTGAAATGTTTTATCCGCAGCCCGAGAGAGAACTCACCGAGTTTGCAGATGCGGTGGTCTACGCCGATGTGCACGAGGCTCTGCTGGTGGATGTGGAAGGACGTCCCCTCATCAACACCGGATCGGTGGGCAACCCGCTGGACAGCGTGCTGGCCACTTACCTGACCTTGGAATTCGAGCGCTCGGGTTTCACCATGGGATTTGCCAGAGTGATTTACGATCGCGAGGCCGAAATTGCTTTTGCCGAAAACAGCGACATGCCTTTTGTGAAAGAGTACATTCAGGAAATCCGCACTGGACGCTACCAGAAACGCCGTCCACGCAATCTGGAAAGCACCTGAGGGTCCTCTGGAATCAAAAAAAGAGCAGAAGTGAAATTCACTTCTGCTCCGTTTTTTGTGGGCGAGGGGTAGTTGAAGCACGCCCAGATCCATCTTAGTCAGTGATTTTCATGTTCTGTGGTGCCGATGGTCACTTCTTTCTTCATCAGAAATTCAGAATTGGCTCAGTTTTCAGATCAGGCGCATTTTTTGGTTTTGCATACATGCACACTGACGTAACGGCCTTTCAGGGGATCGGTGATGGGCAAAACCACATGCACACCCGCATCGTCCTGATAGTAGGCTTTTCCTTTGTTCTCTCCCAAAATATCCAGCATGTTGCTGACTTTGAGCATACCTGCGCCAGAGTTCTCGTCAAACCACCACGTGCGGTACACAAAAACCGGTCCAGAGGCAGGAATGGTCAGTTTGACCCATGCCCCGGTGGTGCCCGGCACGGCAGCGATGTTCACAAAGCCGTTGTCGGTGGGCAAGGCATCCACAGTGGCCGCCACCAAAATCTTGGAAGGGATGTTCCTTGTGCCAGATTTGAGGGTGTAGCTGTAGAGGGGGGTGTTTCCTCCAGTGGTCGCCACCAAGCGTGTCTCAAAGCCGTCCTGAACTTTGCTGTTGCCGTTGGGAACCCCCCAGAGCTCTATGGCTTTGCCATCTGAGCGTTGCACTGTGTAGGCACTGCTGGTGTTGGCCACTTCAGTTCCGTCCAGAACATCAATGTTGAGGTTCATGTAGGTGTTGTCACAGGTGTAGGCATTCCACTCCGCTTTGAAACTGCACTTGTCTGAG
This DNA window, taken from Deinococcus misasensis DSM 22328, encodes the following:
- a CDS encoding metallophosphoesterase family protein, which produces MKLAVIADLHANLTATLAVHEDIKRRGMSEIWVLGDLVGKGPRPREVVEWVADTADRVIMGNWDARVAGASHRPQDIWPRSQLSPGQVSYLGNLPFAIEETFGNLLWRFVHASSKGVFHRVYPHSSLPEQREMFYPQPERELTEFADAVVYADVHEALLVDVEGRPLINTGSVGNPLDSVLATYLTLEFERSGFTMGFARVIYDREAEIAFAENSDMPFVKEYIQEIRTGRYQKRRPRNLEST